A region of Verrucomicrobiia bacterium DNA encodes the following proteins:
- a CDS encoding lamin tail domain-containing protein: MRNLLPRVAAGMALVAGLSVAAADPVPLVPSGSVWRHFKGLAEPSPANRTAWRALNFADATWTAAPAPFWYGEEALFGGTGTRLGDMQNRYSTLYLRQRFQVADPAALETLELSAICDDGFIAWINGVRVASAAAPAGDPAFNALATQNVPEPIAWTPFPLTDPAALLVPGENILAVQVFNVTLGSSDLAFDAALTAVPRVSGPPFVVSVDPLPGPVAELDRITVTFNEPVRGVDAGDFLINGLGATDVTGSGDRYTFTFAPPPYGPVTISWGAFHTIEDFEDPPLRFELAAPGSTWGYELVDPEGPSVLVRQPPAGATISALTEIEVTFNKAVTGVDAADLRVHGLPATGVHGLGAGPYRFTFPAASPGPVLITWAPNHGIANDALEPHPFSGAGWSYTVNPAHRPPALAITEFMAENFTAHRDEDADAEDWIEIHNPTASPVNLEGWSLSDRADDPGQWTFPAVTLPAGGYLVVFASGKDRRPVVGNAPLHTNFKLNPNGEFIGLYPPELPRRPVSEVTFGRQGPNYSMGRDEASGEWRHFLTGTPGGPNGSSTITGAVEAVRFSVPRGFFASAFHLTLSCPTPGATVRYTTNGSPPSETEGFLYDAPIPIPANRVIRAAAFLTNALPSPIATHTYLVNQPATRLRLPALSLVTATNHLFGRTGIMEVSPRNTTRRGRDWERPVSVEFIRPEDNDGFQTECGIRIQGGDYVRQRYDYRSTSLPFSKYSFRLYFRGEYGQGRLNYPLFPETTQRSFDTLVLRAGMNDHSNPFLLDELVRTLARDCRQPSAVGNFVHLFLNGVYRGYYNPTERIDVEFLRAYHGGGEEWDIMAQSGEVREGTAVAWNTLRNLINTRDLSNPDHYRDIASRLDLTNFVDYLCPLIYVDNDDWPHNNWRAARERTPDGLYRMYVWDAEWSFGNINNHAPSWNTIQNQLSSTSPPWGGTDIQRMFIGLRRSPEFRLLFADRVHRHFFNDGALTDDRIRTRYASVTNRLRGVVPSFNNRVGTTWIPQRRRHVLDHFHRAGLLASSNAPAFSRHGGHVLAGQTLTLTNLTGPIYFTLDGSDPRLPFSGDIAPHARLYQEPIALTESVTLAARALDGTEWSALTVADFLVQQPALPLRFTELMFDPPGGDAFEFLELTHFGTLPIDLSGHSFNGITFRFPEPTPLMPPGARWVLANAARPADFAARYPTVTVSGWYTGALSNSGERIELLDPSGRVVAAVEYGIAPPWPVEAAGGGSSLEYRDPADDPSDPAAWFASPQPGGTPGQPHATPPSPAFRLSEIAAGPGARADWIELINPASASANLAGWSLSDTADPRRFVFPPNTVLAPGQHLRVWADSRSTDELHTGFGLSQDGETLALYNPAGARIDAVSFGTLPTGYTLGRLDDSLAWHLCEPTPGAPNEPAVAAPARDLALNEWLANPPPGADDWLELHNLNTSAPVPLRGLSLSTSNATFTLGIHSFVPPSGFVVLTAHPRPGLNRAGLRLPAAGGLIALHDDAGSELDRVIYPAMPEGLSHGRFPDGTGQPVPFPNTASPGASNYVLLASGPRFHEWMARNRSAVADPEGRHVDWMELHNSSADSHDLAGARFLIGPDPAASFTFPAGTVLPAQGYLVLWCDPDRPASTTATPPLRTGHALPGDGTVLRLVSASGQVLDQVTYGPQLQDRSVGWATGGHALLEAPTPGAANRPAAPLAPSIGVRLNEWLASSSSGHDWIEIHNPQPLPVDLGLHYLTDDPSVAGVTRSQLAPLSLIAPNGHQFWYASSQPDLGPNHLNFSLHIDGETIRLYTPQRAIIDSVDLGPQRRDVSQGRFPDSSNTLADFPLSPSPGAANWLPHPALVFNEILTHTDPPLEDAVELLNHGGQPLSLTGWWMSDDASDLWKYRLPDGTVLPPGGYHVLYANQFNAPGQPSAFGLSSSRGGTLWLSQTDAAGQATGFRARLDFEPAANAMSHGRHRTSVGWDFAPLSRRTFGRDIPTSIEEFRQGTGLPNAYPLVGPIVITEIHYRPVVPGDPAFPEEPLDEFIELHNASSQDVPLFDPAHPTHTWRFRGGIEFDLPPGIILPPGSFALVVRFAPTDSARAEAFSTRYQPAGFFPFLGPFTGRLSNEDDDIRLERPDTPQGPGRPDAGFVPYLLVERVHYRSTPPWPVEPLERGWSLQRRRPLEYANDPANWIAAPPSATRATPPPAWDTDFDGMPDEWELAHGLDPNNPADAHLDSDGDGLTNLEEYLAGTDPRDPGSTLRLTARQDTPDTLVLGFHAIAGRSYSILVRDHPGFGAWHVHHTVQPATADGPIAIAIEPDPAAPSYYRLVTPARPAP; this comes from the coding sequence ATGCGTAATCTCCTCCCCAGGGTCGCCGCCGGCATGGCCCTTGTCGCAGGCCTTTCCGTCGCCGCTGCCGACCCGGTCCCGCTGGTTCCGTCCGGGTCCGTCTGGCGCCACTTTAAGGGCCTGGCCGAACCCTCACCCGCGAACCGCACCGCCTGGCGCGCCCTGAATTTCGCGGATGCCACCTGGACGGCCGCTCCCGCTCCGTTTTGGTATGGCGAGGAGGCGCTGTTCGGCGGCACCGGCACCCGTTTGGGCGACATGCAGAACCGCTACTCCACGCTTTACCTGCGCCAACGCTTCCAGGTTGCCGACCCCGCCGCCCTCGAGACCCTGGAGCTGTCGGCCATCTGCGACGACGGCTTCATTGCCTGGATCAACGGCGTGCGCGTGGCCAGCGCCGCGGCCCCTGCGGGGGACCCGGCGTTCAATGCATTGGCCACCCAGAATGTCCCCGAACCCATCGCCTGGACCCCGTTTCCCCTGACCGATCCCGCGGCCCTGCTGGTGCCGGGCGAGAACATCCTCGCCGTCCAGGTCTTCAACGTCACCCTCGGCAGCAGCGACCTTGCCTTCGATGCCGCCCTCACGGCGGTCCCCCGCGTCTCGGGCCCGCCCTTCGTGGTGTCGGTCGATCCCCTGCCGGGCCCGGTGGCCGAACTCGACCGGATCACCGTCACCTTCAATGAACCCGTCCGCGGGGTCGACGCCGGGGACTTCCTGATAAACGGCCTGGGTGCCACGGACGTCACGGGGTCCGGAGACCGCTACACCTTCACCTTTGCCCCGCCGCCTTACGGCCCGGTCACCATCTCCTGGGGCGCCTTTCACACCATCGAGGACTTTGAGGACCCACCGCTGCGGTTCGAACTGGCCGCCCCGGGTTCCACCTGGGGTTACGAACTCGTCGATCCCGAAGGCCCGTCCGTCCTGGTCCGGCAACCGCCCGCTGGCGCCACGATCAGCGCCCTCACCGAGATCGAGGTGACGTTCAACAAGGCCGTGACCGGGGTGGATGCCGCAGACCTCCGCGTCCATGGCCTGCCGGCCACGGGCGTTCACGGGCTCGGCGCCGGCCCATATCGGTTCACCTTTCCAGCCGCCAGCCCCGGTCCCGTCCTGATCACATGGGCGCCAAACCACGGCATTGCCAACGACGCCCTCGAACCCCACCCCTTCTCCGGCGCTGGCTGGTCCTACACGGTGAACCCCGCCCATCGGCCGCCTGCACTGGCGATCACCGAGTTCATGGCCGAGAACTTCACCGCCCATCGCGACGAGGACGCCGACGCCGAAGACTGGATCGAGATCCACAATCCGACCGCGTCCCCGGTCAACCTCGAAGGCTGGTCACTCTCCGACCGTGCCGACGACCCCGGGCAATGGACCTTCCCCGCCGTCACGCTCCCGGCCGGCGGTTACCTGGTGGTCTTCGCCTCGGGCAAGGATCGTCGCCCGGTCGTCGGCAACGCCCCGCTCCACACCAACTTCAAACTCAACCCCAACGGCGAGTTCATCGGCCTCTACCCGCCCGAACTCCCCCGTCGCCCGGTCAGCGAAGTGACCTTCGGACGCCAGGGACCGAACTACTCCATGGGCCGCGACGAAGCCTCCGGCGAATGGCGCCATTTCCTGACTGGCACACCCGGCGGCCCCAACGGCTCCAGCACCATCACCGGCGCGGTCGAGGCCGTGCGCTTCAGCGTGCCCCGCGGATTCTTCGCGTCGGCCTTCCACCTCACCCTGTCCTGTCCCACCCCCGGCGCCACCGTCCGCTACACCACCAACGGCAGCCCGCCGTCCGAGACCGAGGGCTTCCTCTATGACGCCCCCATCCCGATCCCGGCCAACCGCGTCATCCGCGCCGCCGCCTTTCTCACCAACGCCCTGCCGTCGCCCATCGCCACCCACACCTATCTCGTCAATCAGCCCGCCACCCGCCTCCGACTCCCGGCCCTCTCCCTGGTCACCGCCACCAACCACCTGTTCGGACGCACCGGCATCATGGAGGTCAGCCCCCGCAACACCACGCGCCGTGGCCGGGACTGGGAACGCCCGGTATCTGTCGAGTTCATCCGCCCCGAGGACAACGACGGGTTCCAGACCGAATGCGGCATCCGCATCCAGGGAGGCGACTACGTCCGGCAACGCTACGACTACCGCTCCACCTCGCTGCCCTTCAGCAAGTACTCCTTCCGCCTCTATTTCCGCGGCGAATACGGACAGGGCCGCCTCAACTACCCCCTCTTTCCCGAAACCACCCAGCGTTCCTTCGACACCCTGGTCCTGCGCGCGGGCATGAACGACCATTCCAACCCGTTCCTCCTCGACGAACTGGTCCGCACCCTCGCCCGCGACTGCCGCCAGCCCTCCGCCGTCGGCAACTTCGTCCACCTCTTCCTCAACGGCGTGTACCGCGGCTACTACAACCCCACCGAACGCATCGATGTCGAGTTCCTCCGTGCCTACCACGGCGGCGGCGAGGAATGGGACATCATGGCCCAGAGCGGCGAGGTCCGGGAAGGCACCGCCGTCGCCTGGAACACCCTCCGCAATCTCATCAACACCCGCGACCTCTCCAATCCCGACCATTACCGCGACATCGCCTCCCGCCTCGATCTCACCAACTTCGTCGATTACCTCTGCCCGCTGATCTACGTGGACAACGATGACTGGCCCCACAACAACTGGCGGGCCGCCCGCGAACGCACCCCCGACGGTCTCTACCGCATGTACGTCTGGGACGCCGAATGGTCCTTCGGCAACATCAACAACCACGCGCCCTCCTGGAACACCATCCAGAACCAGCTCTCCTCCACCTCCCCGCCCTGGGGTGGCACTGACATCCAGCGCATGTTCATCGGCCTCCGCCGCTCCCCCGAATTCCGGCTCCTCTTCGCCGACCGCGTCCACCGCCACTTCTTCAACGACGGAGCCCTCACCGACGACCGCATCCGCACCCGCTACGCCTCCGTCACCAACCGCCTCCGCGGCGTGGTCCCCAGCTTCAACAACCGCGTTGGCACCACCTGGATCCCCCAGCGTCGCCGTCATGTCCTCGACCACTTCCATCGCGCCGGTCTCCTCGCGTCCTCCAACGCCCCCGCCTTCAGTCGTCACGGCGGCCACGTCCTGGCGGGCCAAACCCTCACCCTCACCAACCTCACCGGCCCGATCTATTTCACCCTCGACGGCTCCGACCCGCGCCTGCCCTTTTCCGGGGACATCGCGCCCCACGCCCGCCTCTACCAGGAACCCATCGCGCTCACCGAATCCGTCACCCTCGCCGCCCGCGCCCTCGACGGCACCGAATGGAGCGCCCTGACCGTCGCCGACTTCCTCGTCCAGCAGCCCGCCCTGCCTCTCCGCTTCACCGAACTCATGTTCGATCCGCCTGGCGGCGACGCCTTCGAGTTCCTGGAACTCACCCACTTCGGCACCCTGCCCATCGACCTTTCGGGGCACTCCTTCAACGGGATCACCTTCCGCTTTCCTGAACCCACGCCCCTCATGCCGCCCGGCGCCCGCTGGGTCCTGGCCAACGCCGCGCGCCCCGCCGACTTCGCCGCCCGCTATCCCACCGTGACCGTGTCCGGTTGGTACACCGGTGCCCTCAGCAATTCCGGCGAACGCATCGAACTCCTCGATCCCTCCGGCCGCGTCGTCGCCGCCGTCGAGTACGGCATCGCCCCGCCCTGGCCCGTCGAAGCCGCCGGTGGTGGTTCGTCCCTCGAATACCGCGATCCCGCCGACGATCCCTCGGACCCCGCCGCCTGGTTCGCCAGCCCCCAGCCCGGCGGCACGCCTGGCCAACCCCACGCCACCCCTCCGTCCCCCGCCTTCCGCCTCTCCGAAATCGCCGCCGGCCCGGGCGCCCGCGCCGACTGGATCGAACTCATCAATCCCGCCTCCGCCTCCGCCAATCTCGCCGGCTGGAGCCTCTCCGACACCGCCGATCCCCGACGTTTCGTCTTCCCTCCGAACACCGTCCTCGCCCCCGGCCAGCACCTCCGCGTCTGGGCCGACAGCCGCTCGACCGACGAACTCCACACCGGCTTCGGCCTCAGTCAGGACGGCGAGACCCTCGCCCTCTACAATCCCGCCGGCGCCCGCATCGATGCCGTCTCCTTCGGCACCCTCCCCACCGGATACACCCTCGGCCGCCTCGACGATTCGCTGGCCTGGCACCTCTGCGAACCCACGCCGGGCGCCCCCAACGAACCCGCCGTCGCCGCCCCGGCCCGCGACCTCGCCCTCAACGAATGGCTCGCCAACCCGCCTCCCGGCGCCGACGACTGGCTCGAACTTCACAATCTCAACACCTCCGCCCCGGTCCCTCTCCGCGGCCTCTCCCTGTCCACCAGCAACGCCACCTTCACCCTCGGCATCCATTCCTTCGTGCCCCCCTCCGGCTTTGTCGTCCTCACCGCCCATCCGCGGCCCGGCCTGAATCGCGCCGGACTCCGGCTCCCCGCTGCCGGCGGTCTCATTGCCCTCCACGACGACGCCGGTTCCGAACTCGACCGGGTGATCTATCCCGCCATGCCTGAAGGCCTCAGCCACGGGCGCTTTCCCGACGGCACCGGCCAGCCCGTGCCCTTCCCCAACACCGCCAGCCCCGGCGCCAGCAATTACGTCCTGCTCGCCTCCGGCCCGCGCTTCCACGAATGGATGGCCCGCAACCGCTCCGCCGTGGCCGATCCCGAAGGCCGGCACGTGGACTGGATGGAACTCCACAACTCCAGCGCCGATTCCCACGACCTCGCCGGTGCCCGATTCCTCATAGGACCCGACCCGGCCGCATCCTTCACCTTCCCCGCCGGCACCGTCCTCCCCGCCCAGGGATATCTCGTCCTCTGGTGCGACCCCGACCGTCCTGCCTCGACCACCGCCACCCCACCGCTTCGCACCGGTCATGCCCTCCCCGGTGACGGCACCGTGCTCCGGCTCGTCTCCGCCTCCGGCCAGGTCCTCGACCAGGTCACCTACGGTCCCCAACTTCAGGACCGTTCCGTCGGTTGGGCCACTGGCGGCCATGCGCTCCTCGAAGCCCCGACTCCCGGCGCCGCCAACCGACCCGCCGCTCCGCTCGCCCCGTCCATCGGTGTGCGCCTCAACGAATGGCTGGCCAGCAGCTCCTCCGGCCACGACTGGATCGAGATCCACAATCCCCAACCCCTTCCCGTGGATCTCGGACTCCACTACCTCACCGACGACCCCTCCGTTGCCGGCGTCACCCGCTCCCAACTCGCCCCGCTTTCCCTCATCGCACCCAACGGGCATCAATTCTGGTACGCCAGCAGCCAGCCCGACCTCGGACCCAACCACCTCAACTTCAGCCTCCACATCGACGGCGAAACCATCCGCCTTTACACCCCCCAGCGGGCCATCATCGATTCCGTCGATCTCGGGCCCCAGCGCCGCGACGTCTCCCAGGGGCGCTTCCCCGACAGTTCGAACACCCTCGCCGACTTCCCGCTATCGCCGTCGCCCGGCGCCGCCAACTGGCTTCCCCACCCGGCGCTCGTCTTCAACGAAATCCTCACTCACACCGACCCGCCCCTCGAGGACGCCGTCGAACTCCTGAACCACGGGGGTCAACCGCTCTCCCTGACCGGCTGGTGGATGAGCGATGACGCCTCCGACCTGTGGAAATACCGGCTCCCGGACGGCACCGTCCTGCCACCCGGCGGATACCACGTTCTCTACGCGAACCAGTTCAACGCCCCCGGCCAGCCGTCTGCCTTCGGACTCAGTTCCTCCCGCGGCGGCACCCTCTGGCTGAGCCAGACGGATGCCGCGGGACAGGCCACCGGCTTCCGCGCCCGTCTCGACTTCGAGCCCGCCGCCAACGCCATGTCCCACGGACGCCATCGTACCAGCGTCGGATGGGACTTCGCGCCCCTCAGCCGGCGGACCTTCGGCCGGGACATCCCCACCTCGATCGAGGAGTTTCGCCAGGGCACCGGACTCCCCAACGCCTATCCCCTGGTCGGGCCCATCGTCATCACCGAGATCCACTACCGGCCCGTCGTTCCAGGGGACCCGGCCTTCCCCGAGGAACCGCTCGACGAGTTCATCGAACTCCACAACGCCTCCAGCCAGGACGTCCCCCTCTTCGATCCGGCCCATCCCACCCACACCTGGCGCTTCCGGGGCGGCATCGAGTTCGACCTGCCCCCCGGCATCATCTTACCCCCGGGTAGCTTCGCCCTCGTGGTCCGGTTTGCGCCCACCGACAGCGCCCGCGCTGAAGCCTTCAGCACCCGGTATCAGCCCGCGGGATTCTTCCCCTTCCTCGGGCCCTTCACCGGCCGGCTCTCCAACGAGGACGACGACATCCGGCTCGAACGCCCCGACACCCCCCAGGGCCCGGGCCGGCCCGACGCCGGTTTCGTTCCCTACCTCCTGGTCGAGCGCGTCCACTACCGCAGCACGCCGCCCTGGCCCGTCGAACCCCTCGAACGCGGCTGGTCCCTCCAGCGGCGGCGTCCCCTCGAATACGCCAACGACCCCGCCAACTGGATTGCCGCGCCGCCCTCCGCCACCCGGGCCACCCCGCCCCCGGCCTGGGACACCGACTTCGACGGGATGCCGGACGAATGGGAACTCGCCCACGGACTCGACCCCAACAATCCCGCCGACGCCCACCTCGATTCCGATGGCGACGGCCTGACCAACCTCGAGGAGTACCTTGCCGGAACCGATCCCCGCGATCCCGGGAGCACTCTTCGGCTCACCGCCCGCCAGGACACGCCCGACACCCTCGTCCTCGGATTCCATGCCATCGCCGGCCGCAGCTATTCGATTCTCGTGCGCGACCATCCCGGGTTCGGCGCCTGGCATGTCCATCACACCGTCCAACCCGCCACCGCCGACGGTCCCATCGCCATTGCCATCGAACCCGACCCTGCCGCCCCCAGCTACTACCGACTCGTCACTCCCGCGCGGCCCGCCCCTTGA
- a CDS encoding SUMF1/EgtB/PvdO family nonheme iron enzyme codes for MSLHPLVEKLEEEVAGRPEQLVLVAGTGVALAACDRQEVNGHVVASWDGLLGHGVDYCEKVEHAIKADEADAVRALIRLGSPDFLVQAAEMITSRLMRKAPGKYRAWLKDSLGELEPAKPEILKVLAGFPGLLATLNYDPLFEKATGRSPVTWVEGNKARFEEALRGDGGSCVLHLHGYYENPESVVLGLRSYDRVRDDPLAATILRLFTMDRTLVFVGCRGTVTDPNFTRLIEWAREARKHTTHRHFVLCREEDAGALRDELKEVAWLDVVPYGASFDDLVPFLKRLAARLPGKGRGSGGGKGAGGRASRGGKGGKAQAIPSGYLEWVKRECGSVELLGLRLKQGQSVRIGSVYVPLTTTWREARPDAEEGGGKRRWIAIHPDRAEFGEADQPSDSPLLLDVVNQHSLYVSGAPGSGKSTFCRWLAWLLANRRMPEPELERAEETRFEGLPWQLEGKLPVLIRLRDFHRALPRRRELTARLLQDALKRWLTKERPGDLSWGGLQPRLEGGGVVLILDGADEVPASRRAALVSGLAQCLPDWEKAGNRILLTSRPYGLSDGDVRRLGLVHAPLDRLAREFQEQLVRRWFRILIEDPGRAGETAAGLLRDIAERTWLVPLAENPLLLTAMGIVYGEGKRLPQDRHDLYDRIADTVLHNRFAPEEVPLMRHRLAAIAHGMHTGQGLDETRETPEARATAREIDRLLQADQQADYREPGFRRVNEARDRLLSESGLLLPVESDGAEFHHFSFQEFFAAERIADVDEARLAAVFRERGERPEWRNTLSFLFGNQLAGNRRPRRAVDLLREILKAISGTPGLSMTTLVADCVEILRGRQVELTDGMLDGVRTLCLEGMRGTRPARERCGLGEALGRLGDARFRADAWYLPDEPLLGFVEIPEGPFQQGSDPRRDPNADSNEVPSRTVSLTRYYIGRYPVTVAQFRAFAEDRAENGGFRPCKPDCLRGVANHPVIWVSWDEAMAYCVWLTRKLRNSRVTPEPLRRALTAGGMRMGLPTEAQWEKAARGTDRSVFPWGDHEDPDRQNCFETGIGSTSAVGCFPGGASPFGIEEMSGNVWEWCADWYAPDAYAQGGDSDPVRPVDGADRVIRGGSWLYSARFCRAAYRAHWDPSDGDGNQGFRLAAWSGAPERRADGRRE; via the coding sequence GTGAGCCTGCATCCCCTGGTGGAAAAGCTCGAGGAGGAGGTCGCCGGGCGCCCGGAACAACTGGTCCTGGTGGCCGGGACGGGCGTGGCGCTGGCGGCCTGTGACCGGCAGGAGGTGAATGGCCATGTCGTGGCCAGTTGGGATGGGTTGCTTGGCCATGGTGTGGATTACTGCGAGAAGGTGGAACACGCGATCAAGGCCGACGAGGCGGATGCGGTGCGCGCCCTGATCCGGTTGGGCAGTCCGGACTTCCTGGTGCAGGCGGCGGAGATGATCACGAGCCGACTCATGCGCAAGGCTCCGGGAAAGTACCGTGCCTGGCTCAAGGACAGCCTGGGAGAACTCGAACCGGCGAAACCGGAGATCTTGAAAGTGCTGGCCGGCTTTCCCGGGTTGCTGGCCACGCTGAACTACGATCCGCTGTTCGAGAAGGCCACCGGGCGATCGCCGGTCACCTGGGTCGAAGGGAACAAGGCGCGGTTCGAGGAGGCGTTGCGCGGTGACGGGGGGTCATGCGTTCTCCACCTCCATGGGTATTACGAGAATCCTGAATCCGTGGTGCTCGGGCTGCGCTCCTACGACCGGGTGAGGGACGATCCGCTTGCGGCCACGATCCTGCGGTTGTTCACCATGGACCGGACGCTGGTGTTCGTGGGATGCCGCGGGACGGTGACAGATCCGAACTTCACCCGCCTGATTGAGTGGGCCCGCGAGGCGCGGAAACACACGACTCATCGGCACTTCGTGCTCTGTCGGGAGGAGGACGCCGGGGCGCTGCGCGACGAATTGAAGGAGGTGGCGTGGCTCGACGTGGTGCCCTACGGGGCGTCCTTCGACGACCTGGTTCCGTTCCTCAAGCGACTGGCGGCCAGGTTGCCTGGGAAAGGGCGGGGATCGGGTGGAGGGAAGGGGGCCGGGGGGCGCGCCAGCCGGGGCGGAAAGGGGGGAAAGGCACAGGCGATTCCATCCGGGTACCTGGAGTGGGTGAAGCGGGAATGCGGCAGCGTCGAGCTGCTTGGCCTGCGGTTGAAGCAGGGGCAGTCGGTGCGAATCGGCTCGGTGTATGTGCCGCTGACCACGACGTGGCGGGAGGCGCGTCCGGATGCGGAGGAAGGCGGGGGGAAGCGGCGATGGATCGCGATTCACCCCGACCGAGCGGAATTCGGCGAGGCGGACCAGCCTTCCGATTCGCCGCTCCTGCTGGATGTGGTCAACCAGCATTCGCTCTACGTCTCGGGTGCGCCGGGGTCGGGGAAGTCCACTTTTTGCCGCTGGCTGGCCTGGCTGCTGGCGAACAGGCGGATGCCGGAACCGGAATTGGAGCGGGCAGAGGAGACGCGATTCGAGGGCCTTCCATGGCAGCTTGAAGGCAAGCTTCCCGTGCTGATCCGCCTGCGTGATTTCCACCGCGCATTGCCGCGGCGCCGGGAGCTTACCGCCCGGTTGCTTCAGGACGCCCTGAAGCGGTGGCTCACGAAGGAGCGACCCGGCGACCTTTCCTGGGGTGGGCTGCAACCGCGCCTGGAGGGAGGCGGCGTGGTGCTGATTCTCGATGGGGCGGATGAAGTGCCCGCCTCCCGTCGGGCGGCCTTGGTCAGCGGTCTGGCACAGTGTCTTCCGGATTGGGAGAAGGCGGGGAACCGGATCCTGCTCACCAGCCGGCCGTATGGCCTGTCCGATGGGGATGTCCGGAGGCTGGGGCTGGTGCATGCGCCGTTGGACCGGCTGGCCCGGGAGTTCCAGGAGCAACTGGTCCGGCGCTGGTTCCGGATCCTGATCGAGGATCCGGGGCGGGCCGGGGAGACGGCGGCGGGTCTGCTGAGGGACATCGCGGAGCGTACATGGCTGGTGCCATTGGCCGAGAATCCGCTGCTCCTGACGGCCATGGGCATCGTGTACGGGGAGGGCAAGCGGCTGCCGCAGGACAGGCATGACTTGTACGACCGCATCGCCGACACGGTGCTGCACAACCGGTTCGCGCCGGAGGAGGTCCCCCTGATGCGGCATCGTCTGGCGGCCATCGCCCACGGCATGCATACCGGCCAGGGGCTGGACGAGACGCGGGAGACGCCGGAGGCGCGGGCGACCGCCCGGGAGATCGACCGTCTGCTCCAGGCGGATCAACAGGCGGACTACCGGGAGCCGGGCTTCCGAAGGGTGAACGAAGCGAGGGACCGGCTGCTGTCCGAGAGCGGGCTGCTCCTCCCGGTGGAGTCGGACGGGGCGGAGTTCCATCATTTCTCGTTTCAGGAGTTCTTTGCCGCCGAACGGATCGCCGATGTCGATGAGGCCCGACTGGCGGCGGTGTTTCGCGAACGGGGCGAACGGCCGGAGTGGCGCAACACGCTTTCCTTTCTCTTTGGGAATCAATTGGCCGGGAACCGGCGTCCCCGGCGTGCGGTCGATCTGCTGCGGGAGATCCTCAAGGCGATTTCAGGAACCCCCGGGCTGTCGATGACGACGCTGGTGGCCGACTGTGTCGAGATTCTGAGAGGGCGGCAGGTCGAACTGACGGATGGAATGCTCGATGGAGTGCGGACGCTTTGCCTCGAGGGAATGCGGGGAACACGTCCGGCGCGCGAACGCTGCGGCCTGGGCGAGGCCCTGGGGAGATTGGGCGATGCGCGGTTCCGGGCCGATGCGTGGTATCTGCCCGACGAGCCTCTGCTGGGGTTCGTCGAGATTCCGGAGGGGCCATTCCAGCAGGGAAGCGATCCGAGGCGCGATCCGAATGCCGATTCTAACGAAGTGCCGTCCCGGACGGTGTCGCTGACGCGGTACTACATCGGGCGGTATCCGGTGACAGTGGCGCAGTTCCGCGCGTTCGCGGAGGACCGGGCGGAGAACGGGGGCTTTCGTCCTTGCAAACCCGACTGCCTGCGCGGCGTGGCGAACCATCCGGTGATCTGGGTTTCGTGGGACGAGGCGATGGCCTACTGCGTCTGGCTGACGCGGAAGCTGCGGAACAGCCGGGTCACACCGGAGCCCCTCCGGAGGGCGCTCACCGCAGGGGGAATGCGGATGGGTCTGCCCACCGAAGCCCAATGGGAGAAGGCGGCACGCGGGACGGATCGGAGTGTGTTCCCGTGGGGGGACCACGAGGATCCTGACCGCCAGAACTGCTTTGAGACCGGGATTGGATCGACCAGTGCCGTAGGATGTTTTCCGGGTGGGGCGAGTCCCTTCGGAATTGAAGAGATGAGCGGCAATGTGTGGGAGTGGTGTGCGGATTGGTACGCCCCGGATGCCTACGCCCAAGGTGGCGATAGCGATCCCGTCAGGCCGGTCGATGGCGCCGACCGGGTGATCCGCGGCGGCTCGTGGCTGTACAGCGCGCGCTTCTGCCGTGCCGCCTACCGGGCCCACTGGGACCCTAGCGACGGGGACGGCAACCAGGGCTTTCGCTTGGCCGCATGGTCAGGAGCTCCGGAGCGGCGCGCGGACGGACGGAGGGAGTGA